Proteins from a genomic interval of Diaphorobacter sp. HDW4A:
- a CDS encoding SPFH domain-containing protein, producing the protein MALMDFIKKQFIDIIQWTEENDGTLAWRYPMRDMEIQNGATLVVRESQMAMFVNEGKVADVFMPGTYKLTTQTLPVLTYLKNWDKLFESPFKSDVYFFSTRQQIDQKWGTPQPITIRDKDFGMVRLRAFGNYAYRVADPKLFHTEISGTRDVYTVDDVDGQLRGIILQHISTAIAASGVPFLDLAANQMIFADALAKDLSPALEKIGLKLEGMTVQNVSLPEELQKILDQKIGMGMVGDDMGKFMQYQTAQSIPKFAESAGQGGGIAGDAMGLGAGVALGQVLAQNLQQGLQGGAAHQQVAPAAAAAAVAPAAMKPEDVMATLEKLGELKSKGILTQEEFDAKKTELLKKLV; encoded by the coding sequence TATTGACATCATTCAATGGACTGAAGAAAACGATGGAACGCTCGCCTGGCGCTATCCGATGCGCGACATGGAAATCCAGAACGGCGCAACGCTGGTGGTGCGCGAGTCGCAAATGGCGATGTTCGTGAACGAAGGCAAGGTGGCCGACGTCTTCATGCCCGGCACCTACAAGCTGACCACGCAGACGCTGCCGGTGCTCACCTATCTGAAGAACTGGGACAAGCTGTTCGAGTCGCCCTTCAAGAGCGATGTGTACTTCTTCAGCACGCGCCAGCAGATCGACCAGAAATGGGGCACGCCACAGCCGATCACCATCCGCGACAAGGATTTCGGCATGGTGCGCCTGCGCGCGTTCGGCAACTACGCCTACCGCGTGGCCGATCCCAAGCTGTTTCACACCGAGATCTCCGGCACGCGCGATGTCTACACGGTGGACGACGTTGACGGTCAGCTGCGCGGCATCATCTTGCAGCACATCAGCACGGCGATTGCCGCCAGCGGCGTGCCGTTCCTCGATCTGGCGGCCAACCAGATGATCTTTGCCGACGCGCTCGCGAAGGACCTTTCGCCCGCGCTCGAGAAGATCGGCCTGAAACTCGAGGGTATGACCGTGCAGAACGTGTCGCTGCCCGAGGAGCTGCAGAAGATCCTCGACCAGAAGATCGGTATGGGCATGGTCGGCGACGACATGGGCAAGTTCATGCAGTACCAGACCGCGCAGTCCATCCCCAAGTTCGCGGAAAGCGCGGGCCAGGGCGGTGGCATTGCGGGCGATGCGATGGGGCTCGGTGCGGGCGTGGCGCTCGGCCAGGTGCTTGCGCAGAACCTGCAGCAGGGTCTGCAGGGCGGCGCGGCGCATCAACAGGTGGCGCCCGCTGCGGCGGCTGCAGCAGTTGCTCCGGCGGCGATGAAACCCGAGGACGTGATGGCGACGCTCGAGAAGCTCGGCGAACTCAAGTCCAAGGGCATCCTCACGCAGGAAGAGTTCGACGCGAAGAAGACGGAACTGCTCAAGAAGCTGGTCTGA
- a CDS encoding DUF4178 domain-containing protein, whose product MADSATQRSYTAPCPGCGAPVEFKSAQSIYAVCPYCQSTVVRDGEVLKRIGKMAEVFDDYSPLQLGASGQMPLDGKNVPFMLVGRAQYKGEQGSWNEWNAFLPDGNLATLSEDNGNFVFTRGAPLGRDVPTADRFRVGMTTAVGGKQFSVSTNLTASLVAAQGELPKLAPLGKPFTVVELRSDDGEVLSIDYGTEPPQIQRGFAIKLEALQMKGLKDGAAAKDEKARQFNCPNCGATVTVALDSTKSCTCPSCKSIIDLTNGIGGEMRAAAQEEPVEPLIALGRIGEFEGAKWQVVGFQHRMGVEPGDDEWFGWDEYLLYHRKRGFIFLVDSTDGWSLVRPTTGAPKYNKGAQSTSYLGTNYALQYSYNAETNYVLGEFYWPVQRGQKTFNSDFESTSGKAILSREEGKGEVTWSHGERMDARVVAEAFKMTDKFAKFKREDATPAVSASGIGCGTVILILVVIFVILILMSTCSGSSSGSSGGGYRSSGGSYGGYSSGGGHK is encoded by the coding sequence ATGGCCGATAGCGCCACCCAGCGTTCGTACACCGCGCCGTGTCCCGGCTGCGGCGCGCCTGTGGAATTCAAGAGCGCGCAGTCGATCTACGCGGTCTGTCCGTATTGCCAGAGCACCGTGGTGCGCGACGGCGAGGTTCTGAAACGCATCGGCAAGATGGCCGAGGTGTTCGACGACTACTCGCCGCTGCAGCTCGGTGCGTCGGGCCAGATGCCGCTCGATGGCAAGAACGTTCCGTTCATGCTGGTGGGCCGCGCGCAATACAAGGGCGAGCAGGGCAGCTGGAACGAGTGGAATGCGTTTCTGCCCGACGGCAATCTGGCCACGCTCAGCGAGGACAACGGCAACTTCGTATTCACACGCGGCGCGCCACTCGGGCGCGACGTGCCGACTGCCGATCGCTTTCGCGTCGGCATGACCACGGCGGTGGGTGGCAAGCAGTTCAGCGTCAGCACCAATCTCACGGCGTCGCTTGTGGCGGCGCAGGGCGAGCTGCCCAAGCTCGCGCCGCTTGGCAAGCCGTTCACCGTGGTCGAGTTGCGCAGCGACGACGGCGAGGTGCTCTCCATCGATTACGGCACCGAGCCGCCGCAGATTCAACGCGGCTTCGCAATCAAGCTCGAAGCGCTGCAGATGAAGGGGCTCAAGGACGGCGCAGCAGCCAAGGATGAGAAGGCGCGCCAGTTCAACTGCCCGAACTGCGGCGCGACGGTGACGGTGGCGCTTGATTCGACCAAGTCGTGCACCTGCCCATCGTGCAAGAGCATCATCGATCTGACCAACGGCATCGGCGGCGAGATGCGTGCTGCCGCCCAGGAAGAGCCCGTAGAGCCGCTGATCGCGCTCGGCCGCATCGGCGAATTCGAGGGCGCAAAGTGGCAGGTGGTCGGCTTTCAGCACCGCATGGGCGTGGAGCCTGGCGACGACGAATGGTTCGGCTGGGACGAGTATCTGCTCTACCACCGCAAGCGCGGCTTCATCTTTTTGGTGGACTCGACCGATGGCTGGAGCCTGGTGCGGCCCACCACGGGCGCGCCCAAGTACAACAAAGGCGCGCAGAGCACCAGCTATCTGGGCACCAACTACGCGCTGCAGTACAGCTACAACGCCGAGACCAACTACGTGCTTGGCGAGTTCTACTGGCCCGTGCAGCGTGGGCAGAAGACGTTCAACAGCGACTTCGAGAGCACCAGCGGCAAGGCGATCCTCTCGCGAGAGGAAGGCAAGGGCGAGGTGACCTGGTCGCATGGCGAGCGCATGGATGCTCGTGTGGTGGCCGAAGCATTCAAGATGACGGACAAGTTCGCCAAGTTCAAGCGCGAGGACGCGACGCCTGCGGTGTCCGCAAGCGGAATTGGGTGCGGCACCGTGATCCTGATATTGGTGGTGATCTTCGTGATTCTGATCCTGATGAGCACCTGCAGCGGCAGTTCGTCGGGCAGCAGCGGCGGCGGCTATCGCAGCTCGGGTGGGTCGTATGGTGGATATTCGTCGGGTGGCGGGCACAAGTGA
- a CDS encoding DUF350 domain-containing protein — MMFFEYLKPAALLGSLVYALMGVVIFWVSFVIVDKLTPYDLWAEIVEKHNKALAMVVAAMCLGISIIVAAAIH, encoded by the coding sequence ATGATGTTCTTTGAGTATCTGAAGCCAGCGGCGCTGCTGGGATCGCTGGTCTATGCGCTGATGGGTGTGGTGATTTTCTGGGTGAGCTTTGTCATCGTGGACAAGCTCACGCCCTATGACCTGTGGGCCGAGATCGTCGAGAAGCACAACAAGGCGCTCGCCATGGTCGTAGCTGCCATGTGTCTCGGCATCTCCATCATCGTCGCTGCTGCTATTCATTGA
- a CDS encoding polyamine aminopropyltransferase has translation MTSSSDPVTIPEPEDSSASRARPIDVALLSSVFVIAACGLLYELAAGALASYVLGDSVLQFSTIIGTYLFAMGVGSWLSRYFERQLPAHFLRIELMVALVGGALPATLFLANAYVPGAFRVLLYGMVMLVGTLVGLEIPLVMRILKRNVQLKDLVSQVLTFDYLGALAVSLAFPLLLVPQLGLVRTGLLFGFMNAAVAVWALWLFRHELRRFRSHALACALVIASLLAGLIGADHITKFAEDKFYQDRIVLSSATPYQRIVVTHGKPGFRLYLNGNLQFAERDEYRYHEALVHPVMAAHGAPKRIAVLGGGDGMAVREVLKYPSVESVVLVELDPAMTQLFSQHPMLTQLNSNALNDPRVKTMNTDAFQWLQAGTGTFDVIIVDFPDPTNFAIGKLFTNSFYALLDQRLSASGYAVIQTTSPLIARKSFWTVVETIESVGLKATPYHAHVPSFGEWGFVIASRRPWRLPEKLPEGLRFLSLQSTPLMFDFPLDMARVPAQVNRLSNQVLVHTYEQEWGQVGH, from the coding sequence ATGACTTCCAGCAGCGATCCCGTCACCATTCCCGAACCAGAAGATTCCAGCGCGAGCCGTGCGCGGCCGATTGATGTGGCGCTGCTGTCCAGCGTGTTCGTCATCGCGGCTTGCGGGCTGCTCTACGAGCTGGCGGCGGGCGCGCTCGCGTCGTATGTGCTGGGCGATTCGGTGCTGCAGTTCTCGACCATCATCGGCACCTATCTGTTCGCGATGGGTGTGGGCTCGTGGCTGTCGCGGTATTTTGAGCGGCAGTTGCCCGCGCACTTTCTGCGCATCGAGTTGATGGTGGCGCTCGTGGGCGGTGCGCTGCCCGCGACGCTGTTTCTCGCCAATGCCTATGTGCCGGGCGCGTTCCGGGTGCTGCTCTACGGTATGGTGATGCTGGTGGGCACGCTCGTGGGGTTGGAGATTCCGCTGGTGATGCGGATTTTGAAGCGCAATGTGCAGCTCAAGGACCTCGTCTCGCAGGTGCTCACGTTCGACTATCTCGGCGCGCTCGCGGTGTCGCTGGCGTTTCCGCTGCTGCTCGTGCCGCAGCTCGGGCTGGTGCGCACGGGGCTGCTGTTCGGCTTCATGAATGCGGCGGTGGCCGTGTGGGCGCTGTGGCTGTTTCGCCATGAGCTGCGGCGCTTCCGCTCGCATGCGCTGGCTTGCGCACTGGTGATCGCGTCGCTGCTCGCAGGGTTGATCGGTGCGGACCACATCACCAAATTCGCCGAGGACAAGTTCTATCAGGACCGCATCGTGCTTTCGAGCGCCACGCCGTATCAGCGCATCGTGGTCACGCACGGCAAGCCTGGGTTCAGGCTGTACCTGAACGGCAATCTGCAGTTTGCCGAACGCGATGAATACCGGTATCACGAAGCCCTCGTGCACCCGGTGATGGCCGCACACGGTGCGCCCAAACGCATCGCGGTGCTCGGCGGCGGCGACGGCATGGCGGTGCGCGAGGTGCTCAAGTATCCGTCGGTCGAATCGGTGGTGCTGGTGGAGCTCGACCCCGCGATGACGCAGCTTTTCAGCCAGCATCCCATGCTCACCCAGCTCAACAGCAATGCGCTCAATGATCCGCGCGTGAAGACGATGAACACCGATGCGTTCCAGTGGCTGCAGGCAGGCACCGGCACGTTCGACGTGATCATCGTGGACTTTCCCGATCCGACCAATTTCGCCATCGGCAAGCTGTTCACCAACAGTTTCTACGCGCTACTCGACCAGCGTCTGTCGGCCAGCGGTTATGCGGTGATCCAGACCACCTCGCCGTTGATCGCGCGCAAGAGTTTCTGGACCGTGGTGGAGACCATCGAGTCCGTAGGCCTCAAGGCCACGCCCTACCACGCCCATGTGCCGAGTTTCGGCGAATGGGGCTTTGTGATCGCGAGCCGCAGGCCTTGGCGTCTGCCCGAAAAGCTGCCCGAGGGTCTGCGTTTTCTGTCGCTGCAATCGACGCCGCTGATGTTCGATTTCCCGCTCGACATGGCACGTGTGCCCGCGCAGGTCAATCGCCTGTCCAATCAGGTGCTGGTACACACCTATGAGCAGGAGTGGGGGCAGGTGGGCCACTGA
- a CDS encoding NAD(P)/FAD-dependent oxidoreductase: MSPFSRREFMLSGAALVGGSLLAGCEARVNELEGGFTGVNIDRGHALRDRLKRGGDALAPSVTHRAGVVIAGGGIAGLSAARALRLAGVDDFVLLELEDRPGGNSKGGSIKGISCPLGAHYLPVPGDDASEVQDFLEELGLRKRVAGRWQYDEMSLCHSPQERLFFNGQWQEGLLPMQEVGAGTLQQYRRFSELVAEQSRAAAFTMPTMKTWMRHGGLPASHAALDAITFDAWLATHGLGDPHLHWYLDYACRDDYGASAARVSAWSGIAYFASRHGFHAPSEEQIGEDERDAVLTWPEGNGWLSQQLAAPLAAKGPLRTGHSVIRIAQTRHAVEVDVHVAETDRIERWVAGQCIVALPVFLAARVIQSAPDFLQQAAKRMQWAPWLVANIHVDAPLDDRAGAAPSWDNVLYADAVPGGLGYVDASHQRLDPRPAPTVLSYYQALGDLPDARKLLAEQPWTYWRDPIIASLSQAHPDLAQRATRMEITRYGHAMSIPVPGDQALLGRIGMAGIQGKRLALSNGERVPLTPTPASGRLSFAHADWSGYSVFEEAFTRGWGAGALTAMQLRGA, translated from the coding sequence ATGTCGCCATTCTCTCGCCGCGAGTTCATGCTGTCGGGCGCGGCGCTGGTCGGCGGCTCGCTGCTGGCCGGATGCGAAGCGCGCGTCAATGAGCTGGAAGGCGGCTTCACCGGCGTGAACATCGATCGCGGCCACGCGCTGCGGGATCGTTTGAAGCGCGGTGGTGACGCGCTCGCGCCGAGCGTGACGCACCGCGCGGGCGTGGTGATCGCGGGTGGCGGCATCGCGGGGCTGTCTGCGGCGCGCGCGTTGCGTTTGGCGGGTGTGGACGACTTCGTGCTGCTTGAGCTCGAAGACCGGCCCGGTGGCAACAGCAAGGGCGGCAGCATCAAGGGTATATCTTGCCCGCTCGGTGCGCATTACCTGCCCGTGCCCGGCGACGATGCCAGCGAGGTGCAGGACTTTCTCGAAGAACTCGGCCTGCGCAAGCGCGTTGCGGGCCGCTGGCAATACGACGAGATGAGCCTGTGCCACAGCCCGCAGGAGCGTTTGTTTTTCAATGGTCAGTGGCAGGAAGGTCTGCTGCCGATGCAGGAGGTGGGCGCGGGCACTTTGCAGCAGTACCGGCGCTTTTCCGAACTGGTGGCAGAGCAGTCGCGCGCGGCCGCATTCACCATGCCGACCATGAAAACGTGGATGCGCCACGGTGGCTTGCCAGCGTCGCATGCGGCGCTCGATGCGATCACCTTCGACGCGTGGCTGGCGACGCACGGCCTTGGTGATCCGCATCTGCACTGGTATCTCGACTACGCCTGCCGCGACGACTACGGCGCGAGTGCGGCGCGGGTGTCCGCGTGGTCGGGCATCGCCTATTTTGCAAGCCGCCACGGCTTTCATGCACCGAGCGAAGAGCAAATCGGCGAGGACGAGCGCGACGCCGTGCTCACCTGGCCCGAGGGCAATGGCTGGCTGAGCCAGCAGCTCGCCGCGCCGTTGGCCGCCAAGGGGCCACTGCGCACCGGCCATAGCGTGATTCGCATCGCGCAGACCCGCCATGCGGTGGAGGTCGATGTGCATGTCGCCGAGACGGATCGCATTGAGCGCTGGGTGGCCGGGCAATGCATCGTGGCGCTGCCGGTGTTTCTTGCTGCGCGCGTGATCCAGTCCGCGCCTGACTTTCTGCAGCAGGCCGCAAAGCGCATGCAATGGGCCCCCTGGCTCGTGGCCAACATCCACGTGGATGCGCCGCTCGATGACCGCGCGGGCGCTGCGCCGTCGTGGGACAACGTGCTGTATGCCGACGCCGTGCCCGGCGGGCTCGGCTATGTTGACGCCAGCCACCAGCGGCTCGATCCGCGCCCCGCACCCACGGTGCTCAGTTACTACCAGGCGCTCGGCGACCTGCCCGACGCTCGCAAGCTGCTGGCCGAGCAGCCCTGGACCTACTGGCGCGACCCGATCATCGCCTCGCTCTCGCAGGCGCACCCGGACCTCGCGCAGCGCGCCACACGCATGGAAATCACCCGCTACGGGCACGCCATGTCCATCCCCGTGCCGGGCGATCAGGCGCTGCTCGGCCGCATCGGCATGGCGGGAATTCAAGGCAAGCGACTCGCATTGTCGAATGGCGAGAGGGTGCCACTCACGCCCACACCCGCCAGCGGCCGCCTGAGCTTTGCGCACGCGGATTGGTCGGGCTATTCGGTGTTTGAAGAGGCCTTTACGCGCGGCTGGGGCGCGGGTGCGTTGACGGCGATGCAGTTGCGCGGCGCGTGA
- a CDS encoding esterase-like activity of phytase family protein, whose amino-acid sequence MHQTKIVAACALLALSILGASTTANAQQQQPQVFNATLAGHAVLPAQSFVASPKDAPADLQMSGKFTTAQRAEKAGSVEGQSNGRPTGVSLPFKGQPLQGHSGIKRMADGSFWILTDNGAGAKANSPDFMLYLNHYKVDFKSGQFNRLKTVFLHDPDKKVPFRIVQEGTKQRYLTGADFDPESFQFAGGALWIGEEFGPFLIKADLNGKVLGVFETKVDGKLVRSPDAPGMVAPGAPDAKMAAFQVKRSKGYEGMAASKDGSKLYALLEGPLWNEDGKAYESIDGKQYLRVLEFDVKSEQWTGRHWKYLLEANHHAIGDFNMIDETTGLIIERDNSEGTADKACPQGEKRKDCFDDVAKFKRVYKVELTDANAGGELRKIGYIDLLNLQDPNKLAKKPLTDGVLKFPFFTIEDVDVVDANHIVVGNDNNLPYSSSRDPNKQDDNELVLLEVGEFLRAK is encoded by the coding sequence ATGCACCAAACCAAGATCGTCGCCGCCTGTGCCTTGCTGGCCTTGTCCATCCTCGGCGCAAGCACCACGGCAAATGCTCAGCAACAGCAGCCTCAAGTCTTCAACGCCACGCTCGCCGGTCATGCGGTACTGCCCGCGCAGTCTTTTGTCGCGTCGCCCAAGGACGCTCCGGCTGATCTGCAGATGAGCGGCAAGTTCACCACCGCCCAGCGCGCCGAGAAGGCGGGCAGCGTGGAGGGCCAGTCCAATGGCCGCCCGACCGGCGTGTCGCTGCCCTTCAAGGGCCAGCCGTTGCAGGGCCATTCGGGCATCAAGCGCATGGCCGACGGCTCGTTCTGGATCCTGACCGACAACGGCGCGGGCGCCAAGGCGAATTCGCCGGACTTCATGCTTTATCTGAACCACTACAAGGTGGACTTCAAGAGCGGCCAATTCAATCGTCTGAAGACCGTTTTCCTGCATGACCCGGACAAGAAGGTGCCGTTTCGCATCGTTCAGGAAGGCACGAAGCAGCGCTACCTGACGGGCGCGGATTTTGATCCCGAGAGCTTTCAGTTCGCCGGTGGCGCGCTGTGGATCGGTGAGGAGTTTGGTCCGTTTCTGATCAAGGCCGATCTGAACGGCAAGGTGCTCGGCGTGTTCGAGACCAAGGTCGACGGCAAGTTGGTGCGCTCGCCCGATGCGCCCGGCATGGTCGCTCCCGGTGCGCCGGACGCGAAGATGGCGGCTTTCCAGGTCAAACGTTCCAAGGGCTATGAAGGCATGGCCGCGTCCAAGGACGGCAGCAAGCTCTATGCGCTGCTCGAAGGGCCGCTGTGGAACGAGGACGGCAAGGCTTATGAGAGCATCGACGGCAAGCAGTATCTGCGCGTGCTGGAGTTCGATGTGAAGTCCGAACAATGGACCGGCCGCCACTGGAAATATCTGCTCGAGGCGAACCACCACGCGATTGGTGACTTCAACATGATCGACGAGACCACGGGGCTGATCATCGAGCGTGACAACAGCGAGGGAACGGCCGACAAGGCCTGCCCGCAAGGGGAGAAGCGCAAGGACTGCTTTGACGATGTGGCCAAGTTCAAGCGTGTCTACAAGGTCGAGCTGACCGATGCCAATGCGGGCGGCGAGCTGCGCAAGATCGGCTACATCGATCTGCTGAATCTGCAGGACCCGAACAAGCTCGCGAAGAAGCCGCTCACCGATGGCGTGCTGAAGTTCCCGTTCTTCACGATCGAGGATGTGGATGTGGTCGATGCGAACCACATCGTGGTGGGTAACGACAACAATCTGCCCTACAGCTCGAGCCGCGATCCGAACAAGCAGGATGACAACGAGCTGGTGCTGCTGGAAGTGGGGGAGTTTCTGCGCGCCAAGTGA
- a CDS encoding bacteriohemerythrin: MTTIEWEDDLLLGHPAVDAMHEEFVTVARAAQLASDEALPDLYVPLLAHLRRHFESEDRMMVETEFPPRQCHMDEHAAVLKSALEVEAELAAGNVALCRDLIAELVNWFPKHSQHLDSALVHWVNKSRLGGKPVIIKRNISSLKSESLPMSGQGG; encoded by the coding sequence ATGACCACGATTGAATGGGAAGATGATCTGCTGCTGGGACATCCGGCGGTGGACGCTATGCACGAGGAATTCGTCACGGTGGCGCGGGCCGCGCAGTTGGCGAGTGATGAGGCTCTGCCGGATCTGTATGTGCCGCTACTGGCGCATCTGCGCCGCCATTTCGAGTCGGAGGACCGGATGATGGTGGAGACCGAGTTTCCGCCGCGCCAGTGCCATATGGACGAGCATGCGGCGGTGCTGAAGTCGGCGCTGGAGGTCGAGGCGGAGCTGGCGGCTGGTAACGTGGCGCTGTGCCGTGATCTGATCGCGGAGCTGGTGAACTGGTTTCCCAAGCACTCGCAGCATCTGGATTCGGCGCTGGTGCACTGGGTCAACAAGAGCCGTCTGGGCGGCAAGCCGGTGATCATCAAACGCAACATCAGCAGTCTGAAGAGCGAATCGTTGCCAATGTCCGGCCAAGGCGGTTGA
- a CDS encoding riboflavin synthase subunit alpha, producing MFTGIVQATAGIAAIEDRAGLRTFTLEFPEGFCQDLEIGASVATDGVCLTVTELVSPTRANFDVMLQSLNITTLGSYGQGDRVNVERAAKDGAEIGGHPLSGHIDFRATLAEVRHLENNVVWRVAVPEEFRRYVFAKGYIAIHGASLTVAEVNRQEGWFEIWLIPETLRATVFAAKKAGDALNIEIERSTQVVVDTVRETVRESLGKLQPVLEAILKEKGLSLEDFVQSPMLPK from the coding sequence ATGTTCACCGGTATTGTTCAAGCCACGGCGGGCATCGCCGCCATCGAAGATCGCGCTGGGCTGCGCACGTTCACGCTCGAGTTTCCCGAAGGTTTCTGCCAGGACCTCGAGATCGGCGCGAGCGTGGCGACCGATGGCGTATGCCTGACGGTGACCGAGCTGGTTTCGCCCACGCGCGCCAACTTCGACGTGATGCTGCAGAGCCTGAACATCACCACGCTCGGCAGCTACGGCCAAGGCGACCGGGTGAACGTAGAGCGCGCGGCCAAGGATGGGGCGGAGATCGGCGGGCATCCGCTGTCGGGCCACATCGACTTTCGCGCGACGCTCGCCGAGGTGCGGCATCTGGAGAACAACGTGGTCTGGCGTGTCGCCGTGCCAGAGGAATTTCGCCGTTATGTGTTCGCCAAGGGCTACATCGCGATCCACGGCGCGAGCCTGACCGTCGCCGAAGTCAACCGCCAGGAGGGCTGGTTCGAGATCTGGCTGATCCCCGAGACGCTGCGCGCCACGGTGTTCGCCGCGAAGAAGGCGGGCGATGCGCTCAACATCGAGATCGAGCGCAGCACGCAGGTGGTGGTGGATACCGTGCGCGAGACCGTGCGGGAGAGCCTCGGCAAACTGCAGCCGGTGCTTGAGGCGATCCTCAAGGAAAAGGGCCTGTCGCTAGAGGATTTCGTGCAGTCGCCCATGCTGCCCAAGTGA
- a CDS encoding GNAT family N-acetyltransferase, with amino-acid sequence MIDGTVRPLRLGDLPGLLRVQRACYGEAYVEGADVFSRRIASAAHCSLVLETEGVVCAYLAAYRSCIGKVTPLHGDFGVVSAPDTLYLHDMAVHPEYVGQGLAHLLLQRMREIARDAQLPYSGLVSVQGSQSYWARQGYVLHPLTDLQQQQCLASYGDDAVYMLAGLGFTTPLASIS; translated from the coding sequence ATGATTGACGGGACTGTGCGCCCGCTGCGGCTTGGTGATTTGCCGGGCTTGCTGCGGGTGCAGCGCGCCTGCTATGGCGAGGCTTATGTCGAGGGCGCGGATGTGTTCTCGCGGCGCATTGCGAGTGCGGCCCATTGCTCGCTGGTGCTCGAAACCGAAGGCGTGGTGTGCGCTTATCTCGCCGCTTATCGCAGCTGCATCGGCAAGGTCACGCCGTTGCATGGGGACTTTGGCGTGGTGAGCGCGCCGGATACGCTGTATCTGCATGACATGGCCGTGCATCCCGAATATGTGGGGCAGGGGCTGGCGCATCTTCTGTTGCAGCGCATGCGGGAGATCGCACGCGATGCGCAATTGCCTTATTCCGGATTGGTGTCCGTGCAAGGATCGCAATCCTATTGGGCGCGACAGGGTTACGTGCTGCACCCGTTGACCGATCTTCAACAGCAGCAATGTCTCGCCAGCTACGGCGATGATGCTGTTTATATGCTTGCTGGGTTGGGTTTTACGACGCCTTTGGCTTCGATTAGTTGA